A section of the Venturia canescens isolate UGA chromosome 11, ASM1945775v1, whole genome shotgun sequence genome encodes:
- the LOC122417894 gene encoding uncharacterized protein — MDEQIDETPKNGDIDKTNEAGNETNPSSAKINNANETDIPMDHERISTEVLVDTANRLKKLTLAQNSDDSGPSTSKSEDGEQKNTFERRHRGNRAGRRVQERRRIGFLAKMLLAMSNDKYRDPPRRYWRGGYSRGNNHGTS, encoded by the exons atggatgaacaaatcGACGAAACTCCGAAAAATGGGGATATCGACAAAACCAACGAAGCGGGTAACGAAACGAATCCTTCATCAGCGAAAATCAACA acgCAAATGAAACTGACATACCAATGGATCATGAAAGAATAAGTACTGAGGTGCTGGTTGATACAGCCAATCGTCTAAAAAAACTCACTCTCGCGCAGAATTCCGATGATTCGGGGCCATCGACGTCGAAATCCGAAGACGGAGAGCAGAAGAACACGTTCGAAA GAAGACATCGTGGAAACCGAGCCGGACGACGGGTGCAAGAGCGGCGACGGATTGGTTTTTTAGCCAAAATGTTGTTGGCGATGAGCAACGACAAATATCGTGATCCTCCACGAAGATATTGGCGAGGTGGTTATTCCAGAGGAAATAACCACGGAACATCGTAA